The Astatotilapia calliptera chromosome 14, fAstCal1.2, whole genome shotgun sequence genome includes a region encoding these proteins:
- the LOC113036402 gene encoding olfactory receptor 1500-like → MKYTNITTIKEFIIIGFPGLPPEYYGPVSVLLLVVFLAIVIGNGFTIAVIIFERTLHKPIYVIFSNLAMTDICFGVVTLPKIIARYWWNDMITSFGACFTQMYFVHSLGAIQSLNLLMMALDRFVAIWFPFKYPILFTNKAVAIACTMCWVLTFIRLLGIVLHALTLPYCDQNIIMQCYCDHISITRLGCGDGLAYVNSVALANAMVTLLVPLTFIILSYFSVIIAVLRMSQTERRHKVLSTCAPQLFITCLYYVPRCFVYLANVLGFNFNLVIRIIITMMYSLIPAAVNPIIYCFKTKDIKNVLMRRFKKGKVSTGLKTECK, encoded by the coding sequence ATGAAATACACCAATATTACCACTATAAAAGAGTTCATTATTATTGGATTTCCTGGACTTCCTCCTGAATATTATGGTCCAGTGtctgttcttcttcttgttgttttccTTGCTATTGTAATTGGAAATGGTTTCACTATAGCTGTTATCATTTTTGAGCGGACTCTGCACAAACCAATATATGTGATCTTTTCTAACCTTGCAATGACAGACATCTGCTTTGGCGTGGTGACTCTTCCAAAAATCATTGCCAGATACTGGTGGAATGACATGATCACTTCTTTTGGAGCTTGTTTTACACAGATGTATTTTGTTCATTCTTTGGGAGCTATTCAGTCTTTAAACTTGCTGATGATGGCTTTGGATCGTTTTGTTGCCATATGGTTTCCATTCAAATATCccattttatttacaaacaaAGCAGTGGCTATTGCTTGCACCATGTGCTGGGTTTTAACATTTATACGTTTGCTGGGAATTGTGCTTCATGCCTTAACTTTACCTTACTGTGACCAGAATATTATCATGCAGTGTTACTGTGATCATATATCAATAACAAGGCTGGGTTGTGGTGATGGGCTGGCATATGTGAACAGTGTTGCACTTGCTAATGCAATGGTCACTCTCCTGGTTCCTTTAACATTCATAATTTTATcctatttttctgtcatcatagCTGTTCTGAGGATGTCTCAAACTGAGAGACGTCACAAAGTGCTGTCCACTTGTGCCCCTCAGCTCTTTATTACCTGCCTTTACTATGTGCCAAGATGCTTTGTTTATCTTGCTAATGTTTTaggatttaattttaatcttGTTATTCGGATTATTATTACAATGATGTACAGCCTCATACCTGCTGCTGTTAATCCAATCATATACTGTTTCAAGActaaagacattaaaaatgttttgatgcggagatttaaaaaaggaaaagtgagCACTGGattaaaaactgaatgcaaatAA